The DNA window GCGGAACTCCCATGACCGCCACCCCACCGGCCCGCCGCACCTGGCGGCCCCGTACCCGCACCGCTGCCGTGGCCGCCGCCTCGGCCCTGATCGCCGCCGCGGCGGCCCTGCTCCCCCTGCCCTCGGCCCAGGCTGCCGCATCCGGCTGCAAGGTCGACTACACCGTCAACCAGTGGTCGGGCGGGTACACCGCCGCGATCAAGATCACCAACCTCGGCCCGGCCCTCTCCGGCTGGAAGCTGACCTGGAGCTACGGCGCCGACGAGAAGATCACCTCCGCCTGGAACGCCACCGTCACCCAGTCCGGCAAGGCCGTCACCGCCGTCGACGTCGGCTGGAACGGCTCCCTGGCCACCAACGGCACCGCCGACTTCGGCGTCCAGGGCACCTGGAGCATCGCCGACCCGCCGCCCGCCAATTTCGCGCTCAACGGCGTCGGCTGCAACGGGACCGCGACCCCCACGCCCACCCCGACCATCAGCACCAGCCCCACGCCGACCCCCACCCCCACCCCGACGCAGAACCCCACCTCCGGGCCCACCGGCCAGCCCACCAGCCAGCCCACCACCCCCAACCCCGACCCGGGCTGCGGCAGCGCCGTGGTCTGCTCCGGCTTCGAGGACCAGACCGGCACCGTGCCCAGCGGCGCCTGGCAGGTCGTCACCCCGGACTGCCAGGGCTCCGGTACGGCCTCGATCGACACCTCGGTCACCCACAGCGGCACCCGCTCGCTGCGCATCGACGGCCGCGCCGGGTACTGCAACCACGTCTTCGTCGGCACCACCCGCGACATCTCCAAGGTCAGCCCGGTGGTGTACGCGCGGATGTGGGTCCGGCACACCACCGCGCTGCCCGCCTCCCATGTCACCTCCATCACCATGGCGGACGCCAACGACGGGGGCCGGGACCTGCGCATCGGCGGCCAGAACGGCGCCCTCCAGTGGAACCGCCAGTCCGACGACGCGACCCTGCCCGAGCAGAGCCCCAACGGAGTCGCCCAGTCGGCCCCGCTGCCCACCAACCGCTGGGTCTGCCTCCGCTACGAGGTGGACACCACCAAGCAGTCGATGCGCACCTACCTGGACAACACCGAGGTCCCCGGACTGCGCGTGGACGGTGTCCCCACCCAGGACATCGACAGCCAGTGGCTGCGCCGCACCACCGCGCCCCGGCCGACCACCTTCCGCCTCGGCTGGGAGAGCTACGGCAGCGGTGACGACACCCTCTGGTTCGACGATGTGGCGGTCGGCGCGCAGCCGCTGAGCTGCTGACCCTCCGTCCGATGGAGTGACAGGCGGCGCCCCGATGTCGGTGACATCGGGGCGCCGACCACGCAGGATGGCCCCCGAAGCGGTAGACCACCACATCGACTGAGGGAAGACCAGTGGCCGACAAGACCTCCGTAGCAGTCCTCGGTACCGGCATCATGGGCGGGGCCATGGCCCGCAACCTGGCGCACGCCGGGCTGGACGTCCGGGTGTGGAACCGCACCCGGGCCAAGGCGCAGCCGCTGGCCGCCGACGGCGCCCGGGTCGCGGACACCCCGGCGGAGGCGGTGCACGGTGCCGATGTGGTCCTCACCATGCTGTACGACGGCCCGGCCGCGCTGCACGCCATGGGGGAGGCCGCCCCCGCGCTGCGGCCCGGGGCGGTGTGGGCCCAGTGCTCCACGGCCGGACTTGAGGCCCAGCCGGTGCTGGCCGCCTTCGCCGCCGAGCACGGCCTGCACTATGTGGACGCCCCCGTCCTGGGCACCCGTCAGCCCGCCGAGAGCGGCCAACTGCTGGTCCTCGCCGCCGGACCCGCCGAGGCCCGGCCGGTGCTCGCCCCCGTCTTCGACGCCATCGGCAGCCGTACGGCGTGGGTGGGAGACGACGGGGCGGCGGGCGCCGCCACCCGGCTCAAGCTGGTCTGCAACAGCTGGGTGCTGGCCGTCACCCACGGCACCGCCGAGGCACTGGCGCTCTCCCATGCGCTCGGCGTCGACCCTCGGGCCTTCCTGGACGCCGTCGCCGGCGGCCCGCTCGACATGGGCTATCTGCGGGCCAAGGCCGCCGCCATTCTCTCCGGCGACTTCACGGCCAACTTCACCGTCACCACCGCCGAGAAGGACGCCCGCCTGATCGTCGCCGCCGGGCAGCAGTCCGGCGTGGCGCTGGACGTCGCCGCCGCCGGCGCCGAACGCTTCCGCCGCGCCGCCGCCCAGGGCCACGCCGACGACGACATGGCCGCCTCCTACTTCGCCTCCTTCGCGGGCTGACCGCCGCCCCGTCCCGCCCCGCAGACAGCAGCGGAGAAGCAGACCATGGACCCGAAGCACCGCCCGCCCGCCGTGCCCGCCGTCCCCGCCGTGCCGACCGGTGGTGCCCGATGAAGCGCCGCCACCTCAAGAAGGCGTCGGACCGCCTGGTCGCCGCCGCGTTCTGCGGTCGCACCGCCCGCGTGGCCGAGCTGCTGCGGGCCGGTGCCCAGCCGGACCGGCCCGACCGCGACGGGACCACCCCGCTCTATGCGGCGGCGGTGCACGGTGCGGTCGACGCCGTCCGGCTGCTGCTGGCCGCCGGGGCCGCCCCGGACACCGAGAGCGGGCACGGCAGCGAGGGCACTCCGCTCTGCGCGGCGGCCTGCTGGGGGCACACCGAGGTGGTGCGGGAACTGCTGGCGTACGGTGCCGACCCCGGGCTGCGCGAGGACGGCGGGACGGGCCTCGCCCCGGGCGAGTGGGCAGCCCGGGGCGGCTGGTCGGAGGTGGCGGAGCTGCTGTCGTCCGGGTTCGGAACCAGCTCCGGCCGGAGCGTGAGCCACGGGGACTCGGTAAGGGCGGCCGTCGTGGCCGCCGCCCGTCGGTGATCCGGCCTGTCCGGAGCTGCCGTCGGCCGGGGTCGGACCGGTTGGTGCGGCAGCTCCGGGCGGGGGGTGAGCCCGGGGACTCGGTGAGGGCGGGCAGGGCGGTCCGGCAGCAGACGTACGCGCACTGCACCGGCCCGCCCGAGGTCTGATCCGAGCCGCCGTCAGGACCGGGCGGCGGCCTCCCGCTCGCGCTCGGCGGCCGGCGGGGCGTCGGCGGCGGACGGGCCCTCCACCGCGATCCGTGGCACCACCCGGTCCAGCCAGGACGGCAGCCACCACTTGACGTCGTAGGAGACGGTGGCGAAGGCGGTGCGGCCGTCGGCGGAGATCTGGGCGCCGCCCTGCGGGCCGTACGGGGAGGTGACCTGTACCACATGCGGCAGCCGGGCGACCCGGTCCAGCATCGGTGCGATGCGCTCGCGTACGGCGGCGGACGCCACCCCGCCGGAGCCGTCGGCGGTGAGGACGATGCGCTCCTGGTCGCCGCCCTGCCCGCCGCCCGGGACCTCGGCCAGCAGCGTCTGCGCCAGGGTGGAGTCGGAGGCCGGCGGCTTGAGCGTGTCGCGGTAGTCGCTCCCGGCGGCGGCCCCGGCGGTGGTGAGCGCCGCGAGCACCACCAGCCAGCCGGCTATGACCCACCAGGCATGCCGGTGGCAGAAGAGGACGAGGTGTCGCATGGTCGGATCCCTCCACCGGCTCCCGGGGGAACCGGTCCCGTACCGTCCGGGATCTCCCCGGTGGAGCCCGGCCCGAGGGCACCCTACAAGTGCGCCGGAGCGGCCCTGATGAGACGTCATGTCAATAGCGTGCACATGCAGCTGCACGGTCTAGGCAGCGCTCGCACGGTCCGGTAGCTTGCCCTGCCACCGCCGGTCGGTGCGGCGGTGCAACGGGCGAAGGAGGGTGGGACCGTGCGCGACGTCAGCGCTCCGCCCCTGGTGGAGACTCCGCAGTACGGAGGGTTGGCCGACACGCTCTATGAGGCGGCCGGGCGGGACCCGCAACGCGTCCAGCTGGCTCGGCGGGCACCCGGCGCCACCGACTGGACCGAGGTGACCGCAGGGGCCTTCCGGGACGAGGTGCTGGCCCTCGCCAAGGGGCTGCTGGCGAGCGGCATCCGCTTCGGCGACCGGGTCGGCATCATGGCCCGCACCCGCTATGAGTGGACCCAGTTCAGCTACGCCCTCTGGTCGATCGGCGCCCAGGTGGTGCCGATCTACCCCACCTCCTCCTCCGAGCAGGTCAGCTGGATCCTGGCCGACTCCCGGGCGGTGGCCTGCGTCGTGGAGCACGAGGACGACGCCATGACGGTGGGCGCGGCCTGCGACCGCCTGCCGACGCTGCAACGCATCTGGCAGCTGGACGGCGGCTGCGTACGGCAGCTCACCCGGCTGGGCAGGGGGGTGTCGGACGAGACGGTGCACAGCCATCGCACGGCGGTGGACCCCCATGAGCCCGCCGCCATCGCCTACACCTCCGGCACCACCGGGCGGCCCAAGGGCTGCGTGCTCACCCACGCCAACTTCGCGGTGGAGTGCGACACGCTGATCGCCGGATGGGGCGAACTGCTCGCCCCGCCCGGTGAGCAGCCCCGGGTCCTCTGCTTCCTGCCGCTGGCGCATGTCTACGGCCTGATGGTGCAGGTCTGCTGCCTGCGCGCCGGGATCGTGCTCGCCCACCAGCCCGACCCCTCGGCCGGATCGCTGCTGCCCGCGCTGGCCTCCTTCCGCCCCACCTTCCTGTGGGGGGTGCCGTACATCTTCGAGAAGATCTACCACCGGGCCCGGCAGGTCGCCGCCGAGGACGGGAAGGCCGACCTGTTCGACCGGGCGGTGGAGACCGCGGTCAGCCACGCCGAGGCCACCGAGGCCCGCCGCACCGGCGCCGGCCCCGCCCCCGGGCTCGCCCTGCGGGCCCGGCACCGGCTCTACGACCGGCTGGTCTACAGCCGGCTGCGGGCCGTGCTGGGCGGCGACGTCCGGTACGCGGTCTCCGGCGGATCGACCCTCAGCCGGCGGATGGGCCTGATCTTCGCCGGGGCCGGCATCACCGTCTACGACGGCTACGGCCTCACCGAGACCACCGCCGCGGTCACCGCGCAGCCGGTGGGCCGGGTCAGATTCGGCACCGTCGGCCGCCCGATCCCCGGCTGTGCGGTCCATATCGCCCCGGACGGGGAGGTCTGGGTGCGCGGCGCCACCGTCTTCTCCGGCTACCTCAACGACCCGCAGGGCACCGCCGAGGTGCTGCGGGACGGCTGGTTCGCCACCGGTGACCTGGGGACGCTGGACGGGGACGGCTACCTCACCATCACCGGCCGCAAGAAGGACGTGATCATCACCAGCGGCGGCATGAGCGTCGCCCCGGCGGTGCTGGAGGAGCGGGTGCGGGCCCACCCGCTGATCTCGCAGTGCCTGGTGGTGGGGGACAACCGCCCGTATGTCGGGGCGCTGATCACCCTGGACCCGGATGCCCTGGTGCACTGGCAGCGGGTGCACCAGAAGCAGCCGTCCGCCGACTGGGGCGCGGTGGCCGACCATGACCTCCAGGAGGAGATCCAGCGGGTGGTGGTGACCGCCAACACGGCGGTGTCGCGGGCCGAGTCCATCCGGGCCTTCCGGATCCTGCCCGAGGAGTTCAGCGTGGGCCAGGGTCTGCTCACCCCGTCGCTGAAGCTGCGGCGGCGGGCGATCGTCAAGGCGTACGCGGCGGACATCGACGAGCTGTACGCCAACTGAGGGCCGCGCGGGTGCGGCGCGGGTGCGGCGTGGGAGTGGCAGGGCGGGGCAGGGGGTGGTCAGTCGAGGTGGATCTCGGCCCTGGTGTCGTAGAAGCAGACCAGCCCCGCGATCCGCGCGCTCTCCGGCAGCGGGGTGGGGTAGGTCCAGGCCACATCGGGGAGCAGCCGCCCGCCGATCCGCGCGGAGAGATGGTCGGCGCGGCCCTTGTACGGGCAGTGGCTGACCGTGTCGCTCGGCTCCAGCAGGTCCAGCCGGACGTCGGTCTTCGGCAGGTAGAAGCGCGGCGGCAGCCCGGTCTCGAAGAGCACCCGGGGGGAGCGGCTCTCCGCGACCTGGGTGCCCTCGATCTCCACCCGGACACGACGGGAGGAGGGCAGGATGTCGACCCGCGTATAGGGGCTGCGCGGATGGGTGAAGACCTCCTCGTCCTCCTCGAACCAGGCGTCCATGGCGTCCCAGTCCAGGCGCACCAGCTCGCGCAGCGCCTCGACGGGGGAGTCCTGGTAGCGCCGGGCGGCGTCCGGCGCGGTGCGCCCGCCGGCCCTTACGGTGAACAGCCGCCCGTCGCCCAGACCTGGGTCGGCGGCGGTGCGGCCGGTGGGTTCCAGCAGCTCCGCGCGCACATCGGCGAGCGGGAAGTAGTAGGCGGGGTAGTAGGGGACCTCCCAGACCAGTACCGGGTGGAGGGTGTCCGCGACCGGGTGGCCGCCGAGGAAGGCGCGGACCCGCTTGGAGCCCGCCTCGATGCG is part of the Peterkaempfera bronchialis genome and encodes:
- a CDS encoding cellulose-binding domain-containing protein — translated: MTATPPARRTWRPRTRTAAVAAASALIAAAAALLPLPSAQAAASGCKVDYTVNQWSGGYTAAIKITNLGPALSGWKLTWSYGADEKITSAWNATVTQSGKAVTAVDVGWNGSLATNGTADFGVQGTWSIADPPPANFALNGVGCNGTATPTPTPTISTSPTPTPTPTPTQNPTSGPTGQPTSQPTTPNPDPGCGSAVVCSGFEDQTGTVPSGAWQVVTPDCQGSGTASIDTSVTHSGTRSLRIDGRAGYCNHVFVGTTRDISKVSPVVYARMWVRHTTALPASHVTSITMADANDGGRDLRIGGQNGALQWNRQSDDATLPEQSPNGVAQSAPLPTNRWVCLRYEVDTTKQSMRTYLDNTEVPGLRVDGVPTQDIDSQWLRRTTAPRPTTFRLGWESYGSGDDTLWFDDVAVGAQPLSC
- a CDS encoding NAD(P)-dependent oxidoreductase; amino-acid sequence: MADKTSVAVLGTGIMGGAMARNLAHAGLDVRVWNRTRAKAQPLAADGARVADTPAEAVHGADVVLTMLYDGPAALHAMGEAAPALRPGAVWAQCSTAGLEAQPVLAAFAAEHGLHYVDAPVLGTRQPAESGQLLVLAAGPAEARPVLAPVFDAIGSRTAWVGDDGAAGAATRLKLVCNSWVLAVTHGTAEALALSHALGVDPRAFLDAVAGGPLDMGYLRAKAAAILSGDFTANFTVTTAEKDARLIVAAGQQSGVALDVAAAGAERFRRAAAQGHADDDMAASYFASFAG
- a CDS encoding ankyrin repeat domain-containing protein produces the protein MKRRHLKKASDRLVAAAFCGRTARVAELLRAGAQPDRPDRDGTTPLYAAAVHGAVDAVRLLLAAGAAPDTESGHGSEGTPLCAAACWGHTEVVRELLAYGADPGLREDGGTGLAPGEWAARGGWSEVAELLSSGFGTSSGRSVSHGDSVRAAVVAAARR
- a CDS encoding AMP-dependent synthetase/ligase; this translates as MRDVSAPPLVETPQYGGLADTLYEAAGRDPQRVQLARRAPGATDWTEVTAGAFRDEVLALAKGLLASGIRFGDRVGIMARTRYEWTQFSYALWSIGAQVVPIYPTSSSEQVSWILADSRAVACVVEHEDDAMTVGAACDRLPTLQRIWQLDGGCVRQLTRLGRGVSDETVHSHRTAVDPHEPAAIAYTSGTTGRPKGCVLTHANFAVECDTLIAGWGELLAPPGEQPRVLCFLPLAHVYGLMVQVCCLRAGIVLAHQPDPSAGSLLPALASFRPTFLWGVPYIFEKIYHRARQVAAEDGKADLFDRAVETAVSHAEATEARRTGAGPAPGLALRARHRLYDRLVYSRLRAVLGGDVRYAVSGGSTLSRRMGLIFAGAGITVYDGYGLTETTAAVTAQPVGRVRFGTVGRPIPGCAVHIAPDGEVWVRGATVFSGYLNDPQGTAEVLRDGWFATGDLGTLDGDGYLTITGRKKDVIITSGGMSVAPAVLEERVRAHPLISQCLVVGDNRPYVGALITLDPDALVHWQRVHQKQPSADWGAVADHDLQEEIQRVVVTANTAVSRAESIRAFRILPEEFSVGQGLLTPSLKLRRRAIVKAYAADIDELYAN
- a CDS encoding DUF427 domain-containing protein; translated protein: MATEPAQRLRIEAGSKRVRAFLGGHPVADTLHPVLVWEVPYYPAYYFPLADVRAELLEPTGRTAADPGLGDGRLFTVRAGGRTAPDAARRYQDSPVEALRELVRLDWDAMDAWFEEDEEVFTHPRSPYTRVDILPSSRRVRVEIEGTQVAESRSPRVLFETGLPPRFYLPKTDVRLDLLEPSDTVSHCPYKGRADHLSARIGGRLLPDVAWTYPTPLPESARIAGLVCFYDTRAEIHLD